From the genome of Hydrogenovibrio kuenenii DSM 12350:
AAGTTTGGTAGGTATTTGATCTCAACTAAAGCGCCGAAAATAGGGTGATCCAAATAGTGGATTTGCCCCGTTTTGATTTTACGGGATTCTTTTAATTGAAAGCGCCAAAACTCAGGAAGCAAGTCTTCTTGCATATTTTGGTTTTTAGCAAAGTCTGGTCGAATCACCAACGGGATTTTACGCTCCAACTCTAGATTGGCTTCAATATGCGGGTAGCGAGATTTATAGAAGCGTAGAGTTCCTTCTAAGCGAGATTTATAGTCTTCATCCGGCAAGGCACTGATATAAATAGGTTTTGCATCTTTTTCTGGTAGCGCATCGACTACCCATGCTTGATGGAAAAGGATGTTATATCCCATTCGACGCGTCATTTTAGAGACTTCATCGTTTAAAAGAAAATACTCGGGCTTTATTCTTGGTGGTGAGATGGTGTCATCTTCACCAAAATCAAAAATAGGTAAGTTATCTCGCCAAAATTCTTCCGTC
Proteins encoded in this window:
- a CDS encoding CsiV family protein — protein: MLKQNIQTFNVTHKDAETKMNNRFLSTFFNSVQALSIFSLATLAMTFASPSIAQTDDKAPPKFEVEIVVFETLALKGWTEEFWRDNLPIFDFGEDDTISPPRIKPEYFLLNDEVSKMTRRMGYNILFHQAWVVDALPEKDAKPIYISALPDEDYKSRLEGTLRFYKSRYPHIEANLELERKIPLVIRPDFAKNQNMQEDLLPEFWRFQLKESRKIKTGQIHYLDHPIFGALVEIKYLPNFTSGSGIIEPELPAESTPEDSNNDTGTNNDNLNSTDLPANQ